The following proteins are encoded in a genomic region of Alosa alosa isolate M-15738 ecotype Scorff River chromosome 10, AALO_Geno_1.1, whole genome shotgun sequence:
- the LOC125301582 gene encoding ataxin-7, with amino-acid sequence MSERADDDVRGEQRKAARQLKQQQLQRGEASTAMATGAERRSLPSPEIMLGQPWSSWVDAVKLHGSDDSEESLKECGKNREAMRLCRDDMPIFGQCPAQDDFYLVMCSHCSQVVKPQAFQAHYERRHSSSSKPSSSLAPSAAYAMSTPPHRSRGSGGGGVSGAVAGRPSMGNSTSSSSSSSSSNSKTNKSAKEFSGHGRPPFFPKVQDKIMTPAAGKVDKVDSWKVKVEPSANKMGHAPASSSTTVSSPMKPGLSCPSIPKPPMLAPGQIPNGKGHLSLPDKKQDNNSASSKRPQYKRPLQEREFNPDIHCGVVDLPARKPCTRSLTCKTHSLSQRRAVPGRGKRFDTLLAEHKSKAREKELQHRSDLPPQTPPLRDPHPPPSSRLLQDPHQVSHGNGTTDATKPSLLSKPKPHNPGLPRLNSSSSHSGGLVQGDLGSVHEPPHHPAAAIDGQTRLSSDEGEAEEREDAQDKLDCHYSGYHPRPAAYCTFGSRLYGRSCHSFDRRWDRVRCAFNVMMDKHVNSQMWKKIPLALENSLAHRTSTNSSSSSASSSVSAAPRSVSPSHSGFRSPSPAPPAPPPPAYGQSHDSGSSSGKPALSYGTTLNARTATAGAQGSAEHPAYGTQSRQVSSSPQMPSPHHLSPVSGRSLKQPRTSGSSKSSFRLKESPSASLAHSTNTNTAHSTNTASSTTNSSSSSGGSISSSGGSISLGKKRKNSSLLMSYTTEASPSSSSSSSSPFKRNCVVGSSGSSFHASPASSNPSSTTTSSSSSHTGVYTVGLNCTPGRTSGLSLRHEPSARGPPSASPAESIKRMSVVMNSSDSTLSLGPFVHQGGDGGQQQHGTFGHPDARLEGKKRKGSPATGSINSSSGGLTGGQGPGRPKVTKSPSVNNIHSKHARTIPSTPGLSNNSLIHQPKARP; translated from the exons ACATGCCCATATTCGGTCAGTGCCCGGCGCAGGACGACTTCTACCTGGTCATGTGCAGCCACTGCAGTCAGGTGGTGAAGCCCCAGGCCTTCCAAGCACACTACG AGAGAAGACACAGCTCGTCCAGCAAGCCCTCGTCGTCGCTGGCGCCCTCAGCTGCCTACGCCATGTCCACGCCACCGCACAGGAGTCGGGGCAGCGGAGGAGGGGGCGTCAGCGGTGCCGTCGCCGGGCGCCCATCTATGGGCAACAGCACGTCgtcgtcctcctcatcctcttcctccaacTCCAAAACGAACAAATCAGCCAAAGAGTTTTCCGGTCACGGGAGACCCCCATTCTTCCCCAAGGTGCAAGACAAAAT CATGACCCCTGCCGCTGGCAAAGTGGACAAGGTGGACTCCTGGAAGGTGAAGGTGGAGCCCTCTGCCAACAAGATGGGCCACGCAcccgcctcctcctccaccactgtGAGCTCCCCCATGAAGCCAGGCCTTAGCTGCCCGTCCATACCAAAGCCTCCCATGCTCGCTCCCGGGCAGATCCCCAACGGGAAGGGACACCTCTCCTTGCCGGACAAGAAGCAGGACAACAACAGTGCCAGTAGCAAGCGACCGCAGTACAAGAGGCCCCTACAAG AGCGTGAGTTCAACCCAGACATCCACTGTGGGGTCGTGGACTTGCCTGCCAGGAAGCCATGCACAAGATCCTTAACATGCAAG ACACATTCCTTAAGCCAGAGGAGGGCCGTGCCGGGCCGGGGGAAGCGCTTCGACACGCTGCTGGCTGAGCACAAGAGCAAGGCCAGGGAGAAGGAGCTCCAGCACAGGTCCGACCTCCCCCCGCAAACCCCCCCTCTCAGGGACCCtcatcctcccccctcctcccgccTTTTACAAGACCCCCACCAGGTCTCCCATGGCAACGGCACCACCGATGCCACCAAGCCTTCGCTCCTCAGCAAACCCAAACCTCACAATCCTGGTCTTCCACG ACTGAACAGCAGTAGCTCTCACAGTGGGGGCTTGGTCCAGGGGGACCTCGGCTCGGTCCACGAACCGCCCCACCACCCGGCGGCCGCCATCGACGGCCAGACGCGCCTGTCCAGCGACGAGGGCGAGGCAGAGGAGCGCGAGGATGCCCAGGATAAGCTGGACTGCCACTATTCAGGTTACCACCCGCGGCCGGCAGCT TACTGCACCTTTGGGAGCCGCCTCTACGGGAGGAGCTGTCACTCGTTTGACCGACGCTGGGACCGAGTGCGCTGTGCGTTCAACGTGATGATGGACAAGCACGTCAACTCTCAGATGTGGAA GAAAATTCCGCTAGCGCTGGAGAACTCGTTGGCCCACAGGACAAGCAcaaactcctcctcctcctccgcctcgtCGTCAGTGTCCGCTGCCCCCCGCAGTGTCTCCCCGTCGCATTCGGGCTTCCGTAGCCCCTCCCCCGCCCCTCCGGCCCCGCCTCCCCCGGCCTACGGGCAGTCGCAcgacagtggcagcagcagcggcaagCCTGCCCTCTCCTACGGCACGACCTTAAACGCCCGCACCGCCACGGCCGGCGCCCAGGGCTCGGCCGAGCACCCCGCCTACGGCACGCAGTCCCGACAAGTGTCTTCGTCGCCCCAGATGCCTTCGCCCCACCACCTGTCGCCGGTCTCGGGCCGGTCACTCAAGCAGCCTCGGACCAGCGGCAGCAGCAAGTCCTCCTTCAGGCTCAAGGAGTCGCCGTCTGCCAGCCTGGCCCactccaccaacaccaacaccgcCCACTCCACCAACAccgcctcctccaccaccaacagcagcagcagcagtggcggcagcatcagcagcagtggCGGCAGCATCAGTCTGGGAAAGAAGCGGAAGAACAGCTCCCTGCTTATGTCCTACACCACCGAGGCcagcccttcctcctcctcctcttcgtcgTCGCCCTTCAAGAGGAACTGCGTGGTGGGCTCGTCGGGGAGCTCGTTTCATGCCTCGCCTGCCTCTTCCAACCCTTCCTCCACGAccacctcctcgtcctcctcacaCACCGGTGTCTACACTGTAGGGCTGAACTGCACCCCGGGCCGGACGAGCGGGCTGAGTCTGAGGCACGAGCCGTCGGCCCGCGGGCCGCCCTCCGCTAGCCCAGCCGAGTCCATCAAGCGCATGAGCGTGGTGATGAACAGCAGCGACTCCACACTCTCGCTCGGGCCCTTCGTCCACCAGGGCGGCGACggtggccagcagcagcatggcACTTTCGGCCACCCCGACGCCCGCCTGGAGGGTAAGAAACGCAAGGGCTCTCCAGCCACTGGCTCCATCAACAGCAGCTCAGGAGGGCTAACTGGAGGCCAGGGCCCGGGAAGGCCCAAGGTGACCAAGTCTCCATCGGTCAACAACATCCACAGCAAGCACGCACGTACCATACCCAGCACACCAGGCCTCTCCAACAACTCCCTCATACATCAG CCAAAGGCTCGTCCCTGA